Proteins from a single region of Punica granatum isolate Tunisia-2019 chromosome 8, ASM765513v2, whole genome shotgun sequence:
- the LOC116188545 gene encoding uncharacterized protein At1g03900 yields the protein MSFEVEDDEESLEHTLLVVREVSVFKIPPRPTSGGYKCGEWLQSDKIWSGRLRVVSCKDRCEIRLEDPNSGELFAACFVYPGQRENAVETVLDSSRYFVLKIEDGRGKHAFIGLGFAERNEAFDFNVALSDHDKYVKRESDKEASSDDASASDSHIDIHPAVNHRLKEGETIRINVKPKPSSGTGMLSSAGLSGGVSGSGKPKALLSPPPSGGGTVRTPLPPPPNDPAVTKRSSSSNTTRRSTDPLSDLSPLERNLPSSASSGSAKTSTASGWAAF from the exons ATGTCGTTTGAGGTGGAAGACGACGAGGAGTCCCTTGAGCACACCCTTCTCGTCGTCCGCGAGGTCTCCGTCTTCAAGATCCCTCCCCGCCCCACTTCCGGAGGCTACAAGTGCGGCGAGTGGCTCCAGTCCGACAAGATCTGGTCCGGCCGCCTCCGCGTCGTCTCCTGCAAGGACCGCTGCGAGATCCGCCTCGAGGACCCCAACTCCGGCGAGCTCTTCGCCGCCTGCTTCGTCTATCCCGGCCAGCGGGAGAACGCCGTCGAGACCGTTCTTGACTCGTCCAGGTACTTCGTGCTGAAGATCGAGGATGGCCGGGGGAAGCACGCGTTCATCGGGCTGGGGTTTGCGGAGAGGAACGAGGCATTCGATTTCAACGTCGCCTTGTCCGATCACGACAAGTATGTCAAGAGGGAGAGTGATAAAGAGGCGTCTAGTGATGATGCCAGTGCCAGCGATAGCCACATTGATATCCACCCTGCCGTAAATCACCGATTGAAG GAGGGTGAAACAATCCGGATAAATGTGAAGCCCAAACCTTCTAGTGGGACTGGTATGCTTTCTTCTGCTGGGCTATCAGGTGGGGTTTCTGGAAGTGGAAAACCAAAAGCTCTGCTCAGTCCACCACCTAGCGGAGGAGGGACGGTTAGGACTCCTCTTCCTCCCCCTCCAAACGATCCGGCAGTCACCAAGAGGTCTTCATCCAGTAATACTACCAGGCGGAGTACTGATCCTTTATCAGATTTATCTCCATTGGAG AGAAACCTGCCATCCTCAGCTAGTTCAGGTTCCGCAAAGACCTCGACAGCATCGGGATGGGCTGCATTCTAA
- the LOC116189198 gene encoding uncharacterized protein LOC116189198 isoform X1 has product MPSHKSLTSHLSFISSRKKTLAELQPCSPIRTSPKSSSTPSCHSPGFHCSFVCTSRVGKDSADYWSLWPWPVWIAAGKLETNGIGLPTSPSSSDVQNRVLQAAARHESQPSEDEGSQEFSPESVSSSSDRGELSEA; this is encoded by the exons ATGCCATCCCATAAAAGCCTCACTTCTCACCTATCGTTCATTTCCTCTCGGAAGAAAACCCTAGCAGAGCTCCAGCCGTGCTCCCCGATTCGAACCTCCCCTAAGAGCTCTTCAACACCTTCGTGCCATAGCccag GGTTTCATTGCAGCTTTGTATGCACTAGTAG AGTGGGAAAAGACTCTGCAGATTATTGGAGTCTTTGGCCTTGGCCAG TTTGGATTGCGGCCGGGAAACTCGAGACAAACGGAATCGGCCTTCCAACATCACCTTCATCCTCCGATGTGCAAAACCGTGTCCTGCAGGCTGCTGCGAGGCATGAGTCCCAGCCATCCGAGGACGAAGGGAGCCAGGAGTTCTCTCCCGAATCCGTTTCGTCTTCCAGTGACCGCGGAGAACTCTCCGAAGCATAA
- the LOC116189198 gene encoding uncharacterized protein LOC116189198 isoform X2, with the protein MINYQGAARQELDQRSGFHCSFVCTSRVGKDSADYWSLWPWPVWIAAGKLETNGIGLPTSPSSSDVQNRVLQAAARHESQPSEDEGSQEFSPESVSSSSDRGELSEA; encoded by the exons ATGATAAATTATCAAGGTGCTGCTCGCCAAGAACTTGATCAAAGAAGCG GGTTTCATTGCAGCTTTGTATGCACTAGTAG AGTGGGAAAAGACTCTGCAGATTATTGGAGTCTTTGGCCTTGGCCAG TTTGGATTGCGGCCGGGAAACTCGAGACAAACGGAATCGGCCTTCCAACATCACCTTCATCCTCCGATGTGCAAAACCGTGTCCTGCAGGCTGCTGCGAGGCATGAGTCCCAGCCATCCGAGGACGAAGGGAGCCAGGAGTTCTCTCCCGAATCCGTTTCGTCTTCCAGTGACCGCGGAGAACTCTCCGAAGCATAA